In Candida dubliniensis CD36 chromosome 6, complete sequence, the following are encoded in one genomic region:
- a CDS encoding uncharacterized protein (conserved hypothetical protein;~possibly fungus-conserved;~in CGD, orf19.3643 is described as being orthologous to S. cerevisiae STP2, but this is not suported by Fasta/BlastP alignments) has protein sequence METKESPQQSINASSNTIQQKQNQKEQPLQSVQSQQQQKSDNIPVPSQVPSTYEYTTTTETLPSSYVMPSSSLPGSSQYQQPVSTDSGIPSGQQSYAQPGPTVTQAHASAPLPRQTHSVPSYQHYFGQTIPDDSLHSHSYVHEPKNPPVSLHSSRAYYSSILQPPPPPPPTYSIPETESQQHYVWSSHDNQPPSHPIPPSEITTRNTSSSSTSTTTTTATRNTMPFHVTTNIDVNRYPDVTSLVNSNANIVVPLVESRFVDHKICTICGKRITRDMTRHLRTHQVDARFHCVFPKRQCRHKSGKFNRPYDYKKHLLNRHFTFDDSSIKRLHNLSDKLNHWGTCPCGLRFSGKDWLDEHILTDDPTKKCPLIE, from the coding sequence ATGGAAACAAAAGAGAGCCCACAACAATCTATTAACGCATCATCAAACACAATACAACagaaacaaaaccaaaaagagCAGCCGTTGCAGTCAGTGCAgctgcaacaacaacagaaatCAGACAATATCCCAGTTCCTTCTCAAGTCCCGTCAACCTATGAGtacaccaccactaccGAGACATTGCCTAGTTCGTATGTGATGCCTCTGAGCAGTTTACCAGGTAGTtctcaatatcaacaacctGTCTCCACCGATTCTGGGATACCATCGGGACAACAGCTGTACGCCCAGCCAGGTCCAACTGTAACACAAGCACATGCACTGGCGCCACTCCCACGACAAACACATTCAGTACCTCTGTATCAACATTATTTTGGTCAGACTATACCCGACGACCTGCTACACTCACATTCCTACGTTCATGAACCAAAAAATCCTCCTGTATCATTACATTCCTCAAGAGCCTACTATTCGTCAATTTTACAACCACCGCCTCCCCCACCACCTACGTATTCAATTCCCGAGACAGAGTCCCAACAACATTATGTTTGGTCTAGCCATGACAATCAACCTCCTTCCCATCCAATACCACCATCAGAAATTACCACTCGTAATACGtcgtcttcttctactagtactaccactactacaGCTACTCGTAATACAATGCCGTTTCATGTAACCACCAACATCGATGTCAACCGATACCCTGACGTGACGTCATTGGTCAACTCCAATGCCAACATTGTTGTTCCATTAGTTGAGAGTAGATTTGTTGATCATAAGATATGTACTATTTGTGGGAAAAGAATCACTAGAGATATGACACGACACTTGAGGACTCATCAAGTAGATGCCCGTTTCCATTGTGTTTTCCCCAAACGCCAATGTCGACATAAACTGGGGAAATTCAATCGACCATACGATTATAAAAAGCATTTATTAAATCGACATTTCACATTTGATGACTCTTCAATCAAACGATTACATAACTTGagtgataaattaaatcattggGGGACATGTCCATGTGGTTTAAGATTTAGTGGTAAAGATTGGTTGGATGAACATATTTTGACCGATGATCCTACAAAGAAATGCCCCTTAATTGAGTGA